TGAATGTAGCTGTGTTATTCCCTGTATTTGTTAATTGAGTTGACACAAGATCAATTTTGGCTACAGCTGAAGAATTTATTGAAGCATTTACCCCAGTTGGTCTAAGTGCAGTTGAATCAACAGTTATTGCAGTATTATCAGATTTTATGAGTGTAGCGCCATCAGTGCTATCACCCACCGCAACATATCCACCATCCGAAGTCTGCTGCACAGAATTAAACTTATCACCAAACTTTGCGCCGCCGAAGCTCTTGAACCACTCGCTAGTTCCGCTTTTGTTGAATTTAACAAGAAGCATCTTCTCATATCCCGCTACAAGGTAGCCCCCTTTTAAGAAAGAGGTGCCTGCCGCTACATATCCCCCATCCGAAGTCTGCTGTACACTAGAGAACCCCGCGCCAGCAAAACCTGAGTCGCTAAAGTTCTTTATCCATTCGGTGGTGCCACTTTTGTTGAATTTGATGATAATAGCGCCACCTGTGCCTTTATTGCTAACTCCAGTAAAATCGCCGTCGATTGACGCAGAATGAGCTACCGCGATATACCCGCCGTCTGAAGTCTGCTGTACACTACTTAAACCATCACTATCCGAGCCACCGACATCCTTGATCCATTCAGTGGTGCCACTTTTATCGAATTTAACAAGAATCGCGTCAGCTGAGCCTTTATTGACACCAGTAAAATCACCATTGCCGGACTCGGAATTGCCCGCTGCGATATACCCACCATCCGAAGTCTGCTGCACACTACGGAAGTAATCATTTAAACCACCCCAAGTGGCCTTGGTCCATTCTATGGTGCCATTTTTATCGAATTTAACAAGAATCGCATCAGCTGAACCTTTATTGCCAACTCCAGTAAAATCACCGTTGCTGGACTCGGAATAACCCGCAGCGATATATCCGCCATCTAAAGTTTGCTGTACAGAATAAAATCTATCAATGTTTTTGCCTCCAATGTCCTTAATCCATTCGGTGGTACCGTTTTTGTTAAATTTGATGAGAGTTGCGTCGAGAGAGCCTTTATTACCAACTCCAGCGAAATCACCGTCAGTTGACTCGGAACAACCCGCAGCGATATATCCGCCGTCCGAAGTCTGCTGCACACTATTAAACATATCACCTTTCGTGCCTCCGATAGATTTGATCCACCCAGTTGAACCATTGCTGTTGAACTTAACGAGGGTCGCGTCATCTAAGCCTTTATGGCTAACTCCGGCAAAATCGCCGTCTGCTGATTGAAAGGAGCCCGCAGCGATGTACCCCCCATCAGAAGTTTGTTGCACCGAGTCGAACGTATCAAAACCCGTGTTACTACCGAGAGCCTTCATAAAGTTCGATGTGTTGGAGGACGTCGCAGCACCCGCCGTGTTTGTCATCCCCACCATGAGTGCAAAACACATGGTCAACGAAGCCAGTATCTTTTTGTTTTTCATATTAGTATGTCACTCCTTACCATTTAAATTTTGCAATATAAACAAGAGTTTGATTTGTCATTTTATTACACCATTAAATACTATTTTTACAATCTTATAGGAGTTGTTAATTAGGTCTAATGCCTCTGCATTTTTTATTTTGGTTTAAAAAATTATTATAGTGTCTTATTTGTAAACCTGTAAGTGTAAAATAAACGTTGAAAAGGAAGATTAAAAAACACTTTTGCCTTTATAATGTAATAAAAAGTCACCTAGTAGAGATGACTTCTACAAAGTGGCTTTTTCTCATTGTATACCTATAGATTTCAACAACTATTTTTGCTTATAAATTATATCATAATTTGGTAAAACTTTTTTTAAGGCTGCATAGTCTTTGTCTTTAATAATATTCCATGCAGTAAGCTTCTTTAATCCAGTAAGTTTATATAATACACTAATGTCAGTTACCTTTGAGTTTCCTATATCTAAGTCTGTTAGTTTAGTTAAATTCGCTAATGGTTTTATATTATTTACATTGGTATAACTTATATTTAAAACACGAAGATTCTTTAAATTGCTTAATTCATTTATATCTGATAACGAGTCGTTAAAGTATAAATTTAAATTTTCTAATGATGTTAAGTATCTTAATCCATTTAGTTGAACATTGGAACAAGCAAGGTTCAATTCTTTTAGTTTGCTTAAATTCTTTAAAGGAGTTAAGTCTGTAAAAGTATTCCAGTACTCTCTGCCACGCCTATAATTACCTATAGATAATTTCTCCAACTTAGTTAGTGAAGTTATAGCATTTAAATTTTTTATATTGTCATTAATCAAAATTAATTCTTTTAGATTTGTTAAATTTTTCAGCGGTGTAATATCAGAAATTTGATTATCTGATAAATTTAATTTCTTTAAATTTATTAAATTCTCCAAGCCATTCAAATTTTTTATATTTTGTTTACTTCCATCTAGTTCTAAGATGTTTGATAGGTTACTTACAAACAAAGCTCCATTAGGTTTACTAACAGCCTTCCTTATAATATTTTCTAAAGCATGGTCTTCAATAACAACAATTTTATCAGTTGACGCTATTTTTTTAGATTCTATAGCAACACTATTACTATTTACTTTTGATGAAGACACACTTAAGTTTGTTATTTGTTTTTGATTTCCCTCTGCATATATATTAATTTTATCTGGGGTATTTAAACTACTCTTCAAATTTTCCTTATCCTTGCATCCCACAAATGCAAAAACTATAGTCAAACTCATAATAGCTAATATGGATTTTTTTATTTTCATAAAAAATCATCTCCTAATTTTAATTAATAAGAGCCTAAAATATAACAATGATTTTTTTCATTAGTATCCCATCCTGTATATTATACGCAGGATAATAGAATCAAGTTTTACTTTTAATATAAACTATAATATAAATACTTTATATAAAGTATTTATTAATTTATCATATTCTATTAATGTGTCTGTATTTAATTATACACAATACAGAAGATATTGGTGACTTTAGGAAAAAACCCACTAAAATAAAAGAAAATTTGTTTCTTGTTCCTGGGGACAGTGAATTTTCTCTATTCGAAGGTAGGTATAACCTAATCCAGTAAAATTAAAACAAAACATGATAATCTCAAAAGGCTTGGTATTAATAATTACAAAGCTTGGGAATATGAGAACACAAGAAAAGGCTATTGGAAGATATCCAACAGCCCCATTTTAGCAAGAACTCTAACTAATAAATACCCAAATTCTTCATATACACTAGGAGAAATTTCATCTTGAGAAACTGTACAGTCTTCGCCGCTCAGGGTGTTCAACTCTAAAACCAATCAATTCATATCATCCCGAAGCGCGTCAATAATATTTTCTTTTTTTATCTTGCTAATTGAATACAGCATTGTAATAAACACTACAAAGAACACGCTGAACACGCTGATTGCCATACTGCCCCACGGGAATACAAAATCTATATTGTCCGCCCCGTCGATCATCCCTTTGTAAATCAGCCAAGAAGAGATTGACGCTATGGGAAGCCCGAAGAGCAACGCCTTGATGCCATAAAAGGCACACTCAAAATTCATCATTTTTTGGAAATCACGGTCAGACATCCCCACAGAGCGAAGCATGGCAAGTTCTCTCCGGCGCAGCTTGATATTAGTGGAAATCGTGTTGAACACATTAGCAACCGCAATCAGCGAAATCATAATGATAAAAGTATAAGCGAACACGTTGGCAATGAATACGTAATTGCGGCTATCATCAAGCGCTTTATTCATATTGTACAGTTTATAATTGGATTTAATTCCCGCACCCTTAATCATCTTTTCCATATCAGCCACCGATTTCGAGGAATTTTTAGACCTAAAGGTCAAGCCCTTATTAACCACATGGGTATCGGAGGTTTCAAACTTCTCTTTGAGTGAATAGGGGACTATTACCCTAAAAAAGAACGGATTCTTCGATCCGGAGTTTCCTATGAGTGGGAGTGTATCAGGCGGCACGGTATTGACAAACGTAATGCTTACATTTCGCCCCTGCTTTATCTTCGGCTTGCCATTTATTTCGGGAGCGATGGTAAAATTCTTGGAAGAACTCTTGAACATATCAATAAGATTGTCAACCTCCTGATTGCTTTTCATTTGGCCTGTCATTTTGGCAACGGCGATCATTTTCGCATTTTGCCCGGTATATTCCTCTGCATGCAAACCCAAGCCTTTGATAATATTCATATAGGTGCTGTCATCAAGAAACTGGATTTCCATTGGCAGATTAACCGTTTTGTCCTGGAAATTATAACCCGCGTATTTCCGATAGCGGTCTGAAAAGTTGCTTGCTTTAACCGTGCATGAATACTTCATAAGCGCTTGATACGAGCTTTCGTAAACATCGTCGGCGGTTCTTAGTTTATCATAAAGCGGCAACATTTTGCTATCATCTATGTCCTGCGTGACCAAACCGATGTCATAGGTAGTAAACACTACTGCCCGCTTTGACGTCTGCTTCAGATCTGTTACAAAAGCACTGGTCGATATAAACAGCACTACGCTTAAAACAAGTGATAGCACAATGCTGCGATATCGTTTCTTGTTTCTTTTAAAATTCCTTAGAGCAAGGGTTCCCTCCAAACCGTAAATACGCTGCGCCAGTTTTGACGTTTTCACGGCTTTGGATTCAACTTTGACCTCGCTTGTCTGGCGAATACTCTCCATAACGGGAGTGCTTGCGGCCTTCCTGGCCGGGATATAGGCCGAAATCAAAATCGTAACCATGCTGACCGCCGCCGCAACGACAATTACGGGGATGGACACTGTCAAAGTTAAAGGTACGTCGCTGTACATAATGTTCCCGAAATTCCCGGCGACAACGGAAATCACAAGCCTGATACTGCCTATGCCGACAATAACGCCAATAGGTATGCCGATCGCACCAATGCAAAGTCCCTCAAACAGCACCGAATTTCGCAGCTGCCTCGCTGTGGCTCCCACCGATGAGAGAATCCCGAACTGGTGTGTGCGTTCGTTCAGTGATATGTTGAACGAATTATAAATCAGAAAAATTGAGCCTATCATTATCAAGGCAACCAAGATGCCACCAATCGAGTACAGAATCGTGTTGAACAACTTATCCTCCGAAAGACCCATGAAGCGCAACACATTATCGTTAAAGACATAGCTATGGCTTCCCGCTGTGCTTCTTGCATAAGCGTGAACATCACGCGGGTTTTTAAGCGTGACAAATAAGTTTAAGCTGTCCGCTTTGTCTTGTGCATCTGCTTTCGTTATCAAGGTATATCCCGGCGCGGAATATTCCTCAAAGCTTGGTCTTTGGCAGATACCGACAACCGTGTAAGTTCTCTTGCCTTTTGGCATAAGAGTTTCTTTCCCGGAAATGTAAGGGGAGTGTTGACCGAGATTTTTGTTGCCATTCATGCGGCTTCCGATAGCAAGTGAAAGCTTGTCACCCTCCGCGAATTTAACGCCGCCGTTTGCTTCGACGCTCATCGAAACAAGAATCTCCCCACTGTTTTTCGGCAATCTACCTGAAACCAGGGTTATTGGCAAAGTATCAAAGGCTTCCTTGCTAAATCCGGCTATAGAAAGATATGGTTTGTTGGGGTTTTTCCCTCCCTCAAGTTTTACGTAGCCGATATTTTCAAATGTTGCGGTGTTGTAAGCTTCATTGTCGAGAGTTCGTTCTTGTGCGAAAGAGGAATCAACATTCAAATACTCCACGTGCCAA
This window of the Clostridium estertheticum genome carries:
- a CDS encoding leucine-rich repeat domain-containing protein; this encodes MKIKKSILAIMSLTIVFAFVGCKDKENLKSSLNTPDKINIYAEGNQKQITNLSVSSSKVNSNSVAIESKKIASTDKIVVIEDHALENIIRKAVSKPNGALFVSNLSNILELDGSKQNIKNLNGLENLINLKKLNLSDNQISDITPLKNLTNLKELILINDNIKNLNAITSLTKLEKLSIGNYRRGREYWNTFTDLTPLKNLSKLKELNLACSNVQLNGLRYLTSLENLNLYFNDSLSDINELSNLKNLRVLNISYTNVNNIKPLANLTKLTDLDIGNSKVTDISVLYKLTGLKKLTAWNIIKDKDYAALKKVLPNYDIIYKQK
- a CDS encoding ABC transporter permease; translated protein: MNIFNKVTLQGMKKSRTRTIVTIIGVVLSAAMITAVATFGVSLLNYLANGAAQKYGGWHVEYLNVDSSFAQERTLDNEAYNTATFENIGYVKLEGGKNPNKPYLSIAGFSKEAFDTLPITLVSGRLPKNSGEILVSMSVEANGGVKFAEGDKLSLAIGSRMNGNKNLGQHSPYISGKETLMPKGKRTYTVVGICQRPSFEEYSAPGYTLITKADAQDKADSLNLFVTLKNPRDVHAYARSTAGSHSYVFNDNVLRFMGLSEDKLFNTILYSIGGILVALIMIGSIFLIYNSFNISLNERTHQFGILSSVGATARQLRNSVLFEGLCIGAIGIPIGVIVGIGSIRLVISVVAGNFGNIMYSDVPLTLTVSIPVIVVAAAVSMVTILISAYIPARKAASTPVMESIRQTSEVKVESKAVKTSKLAQRIYGLEGTLALRNFKRNKKRYRSIVLSLVLSVVLFISTSAFVTDLKQTSKRAVVFTTYDIGLVTQDIDDSKMLPLYDKLRTADDVYESSYQALMKYSCTVKASNFSDRYRKYAGYNFQDKTVNLPMEIQFLDDSTYMNIIKGLGLHAEEYTGQNAKMIAVAKMTGQMKSNQEVDNLIDMFKSSSKNFTIAPEINGKPKIKQGRNVSITFVNTVPPDTLPLIGNSGSKNPFFFRVIVPYSLKEKFETSDTHVVNKGLTFRSKNSSKSVADMEKMIKGAGIKSNYKLYNMNKALDDSRNYVFIANVFAYTFIIMISLIAVANVFNTISTNIKLRRRELAMLRSVGMSDRDFQKMMNFECAFYGIKALLFGLPIASISSWLIYKGMIDGADNIDFVFPWGSMAISVFSVFFVVFITMLYSISKIKKENIIDALRDDMN